One window from the genome of Candidatus Rickettsiella isopodorum encodes:
- the rsmB gene encoding 16S rRNA (cytosine(967)-C(5))-methyltransferase RsmB: MFNSRAIAAQIISRVLKEKISLTDALSAGVNTNIDSRDRAFIQELCYGVIRWYSSLRQLCSYLLKKPLNATDQDVYALLLIGLYQLNYLRTSPHAAVHETVQAARELHKVWAVPLINGVLRSFQRQKASLLKKLPKDSHFAHPDWLIKKLRQAWPNEWQAILAANNHLPPMSLRVNLLKITRRGYVQKLKDKDITGNSSELSQVGIILDESCPVLNLPGFMEGEVSIQDTAAQLAASLLLLEPGQRVLDACAAPGGKTTHILEAQSGLVSCVAVDHDAIRLNKVKDNLNRLRLEDTKVQLLCAKAQDLKNTWKGELFDRILLDAPCSGTGVIRKHPDIKLLRREEDIAKLAEQQYQLISSLWGLLKPNGILLYVTCSVLPEENTEVLLRFLSHYKNAKEEIIDEKWGIVCTIGRQILPQIHGSDGFYYARLRKDLSH; this comes from the coding sequence ATGTTTAATTCCCGGGCAATAGCTGCACAAATTATCTCTCGTGTTTTAAAAGAAAAAATATCGCTTACTGATGCCTTATCGGCGGGTGTAAATACTAACATTGACTCTCGTGACAGGGCATTTATTCAAGAATTATGTTATGGCGTGATACGTTGGTATTCTTCTTTGAGGCAACTTTGTTCTTATTTATTAAAAAAACCTCTAAACGCTACTGACCAAGATGTTTATGCATTATTGTTAATTGGTCTTTACCAACTTAACTATTTAAGGACGTCCCCGCATGCCGCAGTTCATGAAACAGTACAAGCGGCAAGAGAATTGCATAAGGTATGGGCAGTACCATTAATTAATGGAGTATTGCGCTCATTTCAACGACAAAAAGCGAGTTTATTAAAAAAATTACCTAAAGATAGTCATTTTGCGCACCCTGATTGGTTAATAAAAAAGTTACGCCAAGCATGGCCCAATGAATGGCAAGCTATTCTAGCTGCTAATAATCATTTACCTCCCATGAGTCTACGCGTTAATCTTTTGAAAATTACCCGAAGAGGTTATGTACAAAAATTAAAAGATAAAGATATCACTGGGAATTCAAGCGAATTGAGTCAAGTTGGAATTATACTCGACGAATCTTGTCCGGTGCTTAATTTACCAGGCTTTATGGAAGGAGAAGTTTCTATACAAGATACGGCGGCACAATTGGCCGCTTCTTTGCTGTTGTTAGAGCCTGGACAGCGAGTTTTAGATGCTTGTGCTGCGCCGGGGGGGAAAACAACGCATATTCTGGAAGCACAATCTGGTTTAGTGAGTTGCGTGGCTGTCGATCATGATGCTATCCGTTTAAATAAAGTTAAGGATAATCTGAATCGTTTAAGATTGGAAGATACTAAAGTGCAATTGCTCTGCGCGAAAGCACAGGATCTCAAAAATACTTGGAAGGGGGAATTATTCGATAGAATATTATTAGATGCCCCTTGTTCGGGGACTGGCGTTATTCGTAAACACCCGGACATTAAATTATTACGCAGAGAAGAAGATATTGCTAAATTAGCTGAACAACAATATCAACTAATATCGAGCCTTTGGGGATTATTAAAGCCAAATGGTATTTTATTATATGTGACTTGCTCTGTATTGCCAGAAGAAAATACGGAGGTTTTGTTACGTTTTTTATCTCACTACAAAAATGCAAAAGAAGAGATCATTGACGAAAAATGGGGGATAGTTTGCACAATAGGGAGGCAAATTCTTCCCCAAATTCATGGATCTGATGGTTTTTATTATGCTAGGTTACGAAAAGATCTTAGTCATTAG
- the fmt gene encoding methionyl-tRNA formyltransferase — MKLIFAGTPEFALPSLQALLSSSHKICAVYTQPDRPAGRGRKLLMSPVKKLALENKLSVYQPISLRNAKEQKKLATFHADLMVVVAYGLILPPAILTIPRFGCINVHASLLPRWRGAAPIQRAILEGDRETGVTIMQMDEGLDTGEMIKKFSCTIEPNDTNKTLQDRLADLGARALLESLNDIESGSYRSELQNEKDSTYAKKINKLEAEVDWEKPAVYLDRMVRAFHPKPIARVVLGKSILRICKAEVLDETTSEKPGLILKADREGIDVATGKGVLRLLEVQWPGGRCLPISSFIHGKSELFHVGAILDRMYV, encoded by the coding sequence TTGAAGCTTATTTTTGCAGGGACGCCTGAATTCGCTTTGCCCAGTTTACAAGCTTTGTTGAGCTCTAGTCATAAGATATGTGCGGTTTATACCCAACCTGATCGCCCAGCAGGAAGAGGTCGAAAATTATTAATGAGTCCGGTTAAAAAATTGGCTTTAGAGAATAAACTTTCTGTTTATCAACCCATTAGTTTACGTAATGCTAAAGAGCAAAAAAAATTAGCTACCTTTCACGCAGATTTAATGGTGGTGGTGGCATATGGGCTTATTTTGCCACCAGCAATATTAACGATACCTCGCTTTGGGTGTATCAATGTCCATGCATCTTTATTACCACGTTGGCGAGGAGCCGCCCCTATTCAACGGGCGATTTTAGAAGGCGATCGAGAAACTGGTGTTACCATTATGCAAATGGATGAAGGTCTTGATACAGGTGAAATGATAAAAAAGTTTTCATGCACTATAGAACCCAACGATACGAATAAAACCTTACAAGATCGATTAGCTGATTTAGGTGCTCGAGCTTTATTAGAAAGTTTAAATGACATTGAAAGTGGTTCTTATCGTTCAGAACTACAGAATGAAAAAGACAGTACTTATGCAAAAAAAATTAATAAATTAGAAGCTGAGGTAGATTGGGAAAAGCCCGCAGTTTATTTAGATAGAATGGTACGCGCTTTTCATCCTAAGCCTATTGCTCGCGTTGTATTAGGAAAGTCTATACTGCGTATTTGTAAAGCCGAAGTACTTGATGAAACGACTTCTGAAAAGCCAGGGTTAATCTTAAAAGCTGATCGAGAAGGTATAGATGTGGCTACAGGAAAAGGTGTCTTACGTTTATTAGAAGTGCAATGGCCCGGAGGCAGATGCCTACCGATTTCAAGCTTTATCCATGGTAAATCGGAATTATTCCATGTAGGTGCGATTTTAGATCGAATGTATGTTTAA
- the def gene encoding peptide deformylase, which produces MAIYPIIQLPDVRLRAPTAPITVFDKALQQLIDDMFETMYVAKGIGLAAPQIAISKKLAVIDVSNSKSKTWCLINPVIVERKGEALMEEGCLSVPGIYDKTPRALWVKLQALDRHGKPYEIEAEDLLAHCIQHEIDHLNGTLFLDHLSPLKRQLARKKLDKIKKRGKP; this is translated from the coding sequence ATGGCTATATATCCTATTATCCAGCTCCCTGATGTACGTTTGCGCGCGCCTACAGCGCCAATTACTGTTTTTGACAAAGCTTTACAGCAATTAATTGATGATATGTTTGAGACGATGTATGTCGCCAAGGGTATAGGTTTAGCTGCCCCACAAATTGCTATTAGCAAAAAATTAGCGGTTATTGACGTTTCTAATAGTAAATCGAAAACCTGGTGTTTAATTAATCCAGTCATTGTTGAGAGAAAAGGTGAAGCATTAATGGAAGAAGGTTGCTTATCAGTGCCTGGGATTTATGATAAAACTCCTCGAGCGTTATGGGTTAAATTACAGGCGTTAGATAGGCATGGAAAGCCATATGAAATAGAAGCAGAAGATTTACTGGCGCATTGTATACAACATGAAATAGACCATCTTAATGGTACGTTATTTTTAGATCATTTATCTCCTCTAAAACGTCAATTAGCGCGTAAAAAACTAGATAAAATCAAAAAAAGGGGGAAGCCTTGA
- the cydB gene encoding cytochrome d ubiquinol oxidase subunit II translates to MFLILTWATIISLIIMMYVLLDGFDLGVGILFPWVKQSEYRDIMMSTVVPVWDGNETWLVFGAAALYAAFPIAYGILLPTLYMPIMILLIALIFRGVAFEFRFKAHKSRFIWDIAFAAGSILAAFIQGIILGTFVKGYGYHIPLPHSAYHWLTPFTIFTGIAVVCGYALLGATWLIIKTENELQAKMFKAAKVLLGVVAFFLVSISIWTPIIEPQVMHRWFSLPNFYYLSPLPILTILMVFYNFSCLHKKKERLPFILTIGLFVFSYIGFCISAWPYIIPHVLPVWEAAAPPSTLKFILVGAAIILPILLIYTLYSYHVFRGKVKTAIHY, encoded by the coding sequence ATGTTTTTAATTCTTACATGGGCTACGATTATTTCTTTAATTATCATGATGTATGTTTTGTTGGATGGCTTTGATCTAGGCGTAGGCATTTTATTTCCATGGGTTAAGCAGAGTGAATATAGAGATATTATGATGAGCACCGTAGTGCCTGTTTGGGATGGTAATGAAACTTGGTTGGTGTTTGGTGCCGCGGCATTATATGCAGCTTTTCCAATAGCATATGGCATTTTATTACCCACATTATATATGCCAATAATGATTTTACTGATCGCATTAATTTTTCGTGGAGTTGCTTTCGAATTTCGCTTTAAAGCGCATAAAAGTCGGTTTATTTGGGATATAGCTTTTGCAGCAGGGTCAATATTGGCGGCTTTTATTCAAGGCATTATTTTAGGAACTTTTGTAAAAGGGTATGGTTATCATATTCCTTTACCCCATTCGGCTTATCATTGGCTGACACCTTTTACTATCTTTACCGGGATTGCAGTGGTTTGCGGCTATGCGTTACTTGGGGCAACGTGGCTAATTATTAAAACAGAGAATGAGTTACAAGCAAAAATGTTTAAAGCAGCTAAGGTTTTACTAGGTGTAGTTGCTTTTTTCCTAGTCAGTATAAGTATCTGGACACCGATAATCGAACCACAAGTTATGCATCGTTGGTTTTCATTGCCTAATTTTTATTATTTGTCTCCTTTGCCTATTTTAACGATATTGATGGTGTTTTATAATTTTTCTTGTTTACATAAGAAAAAAGAACGACTACCTTTTATTTTAACGATAGGTTTGTTTGTTTTCTCTTATATAGGATTTTGCATTAGTGCTTGGCCCTATATTATTCCCCATGTCCTTCCGGTTTGGGAAGCAGCTGCCCCACCCTCTACTTTAAAATTTATATTAGTTGGTGCAGCAATTATATTGCCGATATTATTAATTTATACACTGTATTCATATCATGTTTTTAGAGGGAAGGTAAAAACAGCTATTCATTATTGA
- a CDS encoding cytochrome ubiquinol oxidase subunit I — protein MIIDTTLLSRIQFGFTIGFHILFPTLNIGLAVFLSVMEGIWLKTGNPVYLRICQFWTKIFALTFGMGVVSGIVLAYELGTNFGPFISTAGGVIGALFVYEVLSAFFLEAGFLGVMLFGWDKVGPRLHYLATLLVTLGTLFSALGILSANSWMQTPAGFHIDAGKYIVDNWWAVVFNPSAIPRFLHMVMASLLTTCFVIAGVSAWYLLKKRHFDIAKPCFSFVFGAAMVLAPLQIFLGDMVGLKVFEYQPLKTAAIEGNWQTQNGAPLLLFAIPNSKQEKNYYELSIPKLASLINTHHWNGKLIGLKSVPRADRPVVGSTFWMFRVMVGIGFLFFFVALYALWQRWRGQLYSSERFYRLCIMIAPLGFLSTIAGWVTAESGRQPWVVYNLITTSEGASIVPLHQVIISLALLVTVYGFIFSFYLFYLFKLIRKGPIVPAIGESAEEVITETPFKYLAPESQ, from the coding sequence ATGATTATCGATACTACACTGCTTTCTCGGATTCAGTTTGGGTTTACGATTGGTTTTCATATTTTGTTCCCAACACTTAATATTGGTCTAGCCGTTTTTTTATCGGTGATGGAAGGGATTTGGCTAAAAACGGGGAATCCTGTTTATTTAAGAATTTGTCAATTTTGGACAAAGATTTTTGCTCTTACGTTTGGGATGGGTGTAGTTTCAGGTATTGTTTTGGCTTATGAGCTAGGAACTAACTTTGGACCTTTCATAAGTACGGCAGGAGGGGTCATAGGTGCACTATTCGTCTATGAAGTACTTTCAGCGTTTTTTCTGGAGGCGGGTTTTCTCGGCGTAATGTTATTTGGTTGGGACAAAGTGGGTCCAAGATTACATTATTTAGCTACCTTGCTTGTTACTTTAGGTACCTTATTTTCGGCGTTAGGAATTTTGTCTGCAAATTCTTGGATGCAGACCCCTGCTGGTTTTCACATTGATGCTGGTAAATATATAGTAGATAACTGGTGGGCGGTAGTATTTAACCCATCAGCTATCCCTCGCTTTCTGCATATGGTTATGGCGTCATTACTGACGACTTGTTTTGTAATTGCAGGCGTATCAGCCTGGTATTTATTAAAGAAAAGGCATTTTGATATTGCTAAGCCCTGTTTTTCGTTTGTTTTTGGCGCAGCGATGGTGCTAGCTCCGCTGCAAATATTTTTAGGTGATATGGTCGGCTTAAAAGTTTTTGAATATCAACCACTAAAAACTGCAGCAATAGAAGGTAATTGGCAAACGCAAAATGGTGCCCCCTTACTGTTATTTGCTATACCAAATAGTAAACAAGAAAAAAATTATTATGAACTAAGCATCCCAAAACTGGCGAGCTTAATTAATACGCACCATTGGAATGGTAAGTTGATAGGTTTAAAAAGTGTTCCGCGCGCAGACAGGCCTGTAGTAGGATCTACGTTTTGGATGTTCCGAGTAATGGTAGGAATAGGTTTTTTATTCTTTTTTGTTGCACTTTATGCGCTTTGGCAGCGTTGGCGCGGGCAACTTTATAGCTCTGAGAGGTTTTATCGTTTATGTATAATGATAGCTCCTTTGGGTTTTTTGAGCACAATTGCAGGTTGGGTAACCGCAGAATCCGGCCGACAACCTTGGGTAGTGTATAATTTAATCACTACTTCCGAGGGTGCATCGATAGTTCCGCTTCACCAGGTAATTATTTCCTTGGCACTATTAGTGACTGTTTATGGGTTCATATTTAGTTTTTATTTATTTTATCTCTTTAAATTAATTCGCAAGGGGCCGATTGTCCCAGCTATAGGTGAATCAGCCGAAGAAGTGATAACAGAAACTCCCTTTAAATATTTAGCACCAGAGAGCCAATAA
- the thpR gene encoding RNA 2',3'-cyclic phosphodiesterase: protein MSTHDPLRLFFAVELNSELRQALSQLIDELKQEPWGHRVRWVHPENLHVTLRFLGTTNPEKISELAKHAHNAINKIEPFPLQLHNIRFFPSPTAPRAIAADIIPTSELFELANALEEVASNLGFTPETKPYLPHLTLGRIIHHHTPNLREELNLNTSPMIVNEIVLFNSKKTEYSQNYTPIEYISLQKYKISSSTEV, encoded by the coding sequence TTGAGTACTCACGATCCTTTACGTCTATTTTTTGCTGTTGAACTAAATTCTGAACTACGTCAAGCCTTATCTCAACTTATTGATGAACTTAAACAAGAGCCTTGGGGACACCGAGTAAGATGGGTACACCCAGAAAATCTACATGTCACCTTACGTTTTTTAGGTACGACTAATCCTGAAAAAATTTCAGAATTAGCTAAACATGCCCATAATGCAATTAATAAGATCGAACCTTTCCCCCTTCAGTTGCATAATATTCGTTTTTTTCCATCTCCTACTGCTCCGCGCGCCATAGCCGCAGATATCATTCCTACTTCGGAACTGTTTGAACTTGCTAATGCATTAGAGGAAGTTGCTTCGAACCTAGGCTTTACTCCGGAAACTAAACCTTATTTACCTCATTTAACTTTAGGTCGAATTATTCACCATCATACGCCCAATCTACGCGAAGAGTTGAATTTAAATACCAGCCCTATGATAGTCAATGAAATCGTCTTATTTAATAGTAAAAAAACTGAATATAGTCAGAATTATACGCCAATTGAATATATTTCGTTGCAAAAATATAAAATAAGCAGTAGTACGGAAGTTTAA
- the dapA gene encoding 4-hydroxy-tetrahydrodipicolinate synthase, giving the protein MFHGSIVALLTPMRQNGAVDYVCLRKLVDWHIAQGTDAIVVIGTTGEASTLSIDEQNNVIKTVVEQTNRHANRHIPVIAGTGTQSTQKTIDQTQIAMEIGVNACLLVTPYYNCPTQEGLYQHYSLIADKVPIPMILYNIPKRTGSDLLPETVSKLAGIPNIVGIKEGQSERAKSILKLCGKNLDVYSGDDNTALEIMRMGGKGVISVAANLVPQYMHNLCELARKGDWEAAEKIDRQLHPLYQNLFIETNPIPVKWLAAERGLISFPTLRLPLTTLSAKHQVDLKPIIVLLEALS; this is encoded by the coding sequence ATGTTTCATGGCAGTATAGTTGCATTATTAACACCTATGCGACAAAATGGAGCGGTAGATTATGTTTGTTTACGTAAACTAGTTGACTGGCATATTGCGCAAGGTACGGATGCTATTGTTGTTATAGGAACTACCGGGGAGGCGTCAACCCTTAGTATAGACGAGCAAAATAATGTAATTAAAACAGTCGTTGAGCAAACCAATCGACATGCCAATCGGCATATCCCAGTTATAGCTGGTACAGGGACCCAGTCTACGCAAAAAACCATTGATCAAACTCAGATAGCTATGGAAATAGGGGTAAATGCTTGTCTATTAGTAACTCCGTATTATAACTGTCCTACGCAAGAAGGACTTTACCAACATTATAGTTTGATAGCAGATAAAGTACCTATTCCAATGATCCTATATAATATACCTAAACGTACGGGAAGCGATTTATTGCCTGAAACAGTGTCTAAACTGGCGGGTATTCCGAATATAGTGGGTATAAAAGAGGGTCAATCAGAGCGCGCGAAAAGCATTTTAAAATTATGTGGTAAAAACCTCGATGTCTATAGTGGAGATGATAATACAGCTTTAGAAATTATGCGTATGGGTGGTAAAGGTGTTATTTCTGTAGCGGCAAATCTTGTGCCTCAGTATATGCATAATCTTTGTGAATTAGCCAGAAAAGGAGATTGGGAAGCCGCTGAAAAAATTGACCGGCAGCTTCATCCTTTATATCAAAATTTATTTATTGAAACTAACCCTATACCGGTTAAATGGTTGGCTGCTGAAAGAGGTTTAATTTCATTTCCCACTTTGCGTTTACCCTTGACAACATTATCAGCCAAACATCAAGTAGATTTGAAACCTATTATCGTTTTATTAGAGGCTCTGTCCTAA
- a CDS encoding aminoglycoside phosphotransferase family protein: MSIFEPTSQLTLLKKWLKESCSLPSSRFELQPLINDASSRQYFRLRLSNFSHIVMVAPPDKENIIAFIAIAKDFSRQGIYTPEILAYNLEQGFMLLSDLGNDLYLNILNPNTVDDLYSRALSVIYQIQVCNPKLPDNKSLDLFNEKYIRFELGLFIDWFLKKHLELTITPEINNILENTFKILINAALEQPQVCVHRDYHSRNLLLLENKSVGVLDFQDAIYGPVTYDAASLLRDAYVDWPKNQVDQWILKFYDMINISHQYTQEKFVRWFDFISLQRHLKILGIFSRLNYRDNKPHYLPMTTRLLNYINNTCEDYAELFHFKELLQNKIQSKLYEKEKK, encoded by the coding sequence ATGTCTATTTTTGAGCCTACATCACAATTAACATTACTAAAAAAATGGTTAAAAGAATCTTGTTCGCTACCAAGCTCAAGATTTGAACTACAGCCATTGATTAACGACGCAAGCTCGCGTCAATATTTTCGCTTGCGACTAAGTAACTTTAGCCATATAGTCATGGTTGCTCCTCCTGATAAAGAAAATATAATTGCCTTTATTGCGATTGCAAAGGATTTTTCGCGTCAAGGAATTTATACACCTGAGATACTCGCATATAACCTTGAACAAGGTTTTATGCTGTTAAGTGATCTAGGAAACGACTTATACCTGAATATCTTAAATCCTAATACTGTTGATGATTTATATAGTCGAGCTCTTTCGGTTATTTATCAAATTCAGGTTTGCAACCCTAAACTTCCAGACAATAAATCCTTAGATTTGTTTAATGAAAAATATATACGTTTCGAATTAGGGCTCTTTATTGATTGGTTTCTAAAAAAGCATTTAGAACTAACCATAACTCCTGAGATTAACAACATACTTGAAAATACTTTCAAGATACTGATCAATGCTGCTCTTGAGCAACCACAGGTATGTGTGCATCGTGATTATCATTCGCGTAATTTACTTTTGCTAGAAAACAAAAGTGTAGGAGTTTTAGATTTTCAAGACGCTATTTATGGACCTGTTACCTATGATGCTGCTTCATTATTGCGCGATGCTTATGTTGATTGGCCAAAGAATCAAGTCGATCAATGGATTTTAAAATTTTACGATATGATCAATATAAGTCATCAATATACTCAAGAAAAATTTGTTCGCTGGTTTGATTTCATCAGCCTTCAACGACATTTAAAAATACTTGGTATTTTTTCACGACTTAATTATCGGGATAACAAACCACATTATTTACCCATGACTACTCGCTTATTAAATTACATTAATAACACTTGCGAAGATTACGCAGAACTTTTCCATTTTAAAGAACTATTGCAAAACAAGATTCAATCAAAATTGTATGAGAAAGAAAAAAAATGA
- the murU gene encoding N-acetylmuramate alpha-1-phosphate uridylyltransferase MurU: MKAMILAAGRGLRLRPLTDKTPKPLILVANQPLIVHQVLKLAKIGIKEIVINVSYQAKQIIDTLGDGRTYGIKIDYSFEPTALETGGGICQALPILGSDPFIVISADIWSDFPLECLLSHSLDSFALAHLILVDNPSFHPQGDFHLTQSGLLSLDNTSSKFTFASLGIYHPNLFRRKSGAFPLSSLLYEYIAEKKITGEYYQGLWFNIGTPTELERLDEHLKQKSK; this comes from the coding sequence ATGAAAGCGATGATACTTGCTGCAGGACGTGGTTTGCGTTTGCGACCTTTAACGGATAAAACACCTAAACCATTGATATTAGTTGCTAACCAACCACTTATTGTGCATCAAGTGTTAAAATTAGCAAAAATTGGCATCAAAGAAATAGTGATTAATGTCTCCTATCAAGCTAAACAAATTATCGACACGCTAGGCGATGGTCGCACTTACGGCATCAAAATTGATTACTCTTTTGAACCTACAGCGCTTGAAACAGGAGGAGGGATTTGCCAAGCGTTACCCATTTTGGGCTCTGATCCATTCATTGTTATAAGTGCTGACATCTGGTCAGATTTTCCCTTAGAATGCCTATTATCTCACTCATTAGATTCATTTGCATTAGCCCATCTGATTTTAGTGGATAACCCAAGCTTTCATCCACAAGGTGATTTTCATCTTACTCAAAGTGGTTTATTAAGTTTAGATAATACTTCAAGCAAGTTTACATTTGCTAGCCTTGGAATTTATCATCCAAATTTATTTCGACGTAAATCAGGCGCTTTTCCATTGTCATCCCTACTGTATGAATATATTGCTGAAAAGAAAATAACTGGGGAATATTATCAAGGTTTATGGTTTAACATAGGCACGCCTACAGAATTGGAACGTCTTGATGAGCATTTGAAACAAAAAAGTAAATAG
- the proC gene encoding pyrroline-5-carboxylate reductase has product MQNSIISFIGAGNMAISLIQGLLKKNYPAKNIWATNTNVERLNKLKNLNINLTTDNRYAAQMANIVVLTVKPQILKNVTLEIADLIQEKKPLVISIAVGINLKSLELYLSSKALPVIRCMPNIPALIGCGATALFANLNCSIPQKNAAESIFRSVGTVVWLPKEEQIEVVAALSGSGPAYFFLFIEALEEAAVELGLSKEIANSLTLQTALGSARMAIESKKSLAELRHQVTSPGGTTERALEFLKTSHLPDIVKKALKEAQNRAEKLSKDFK; this is encoded by the coding sequence ATGCAAAATTCAATTATCAGTTTCATTGGTGCCGGTAACATGGCAATTAGCTTAATTCAAGGATTATTGAAAAAAAACTATCCTGCCAAAAACATATGGGCAACGAATACTAATGTAGAACGGCTGAATAAGCTAAAAAACCTAAATATCAACTTAACGACTGACAACCGATACGCAGCACAAATGGCAAACATTGTTGTTTTAACTGTAAAACCGCAAATATTGAAAAACGTTACTTTGGAAATCGCTGATCTCATTCAAGAAAAAAAACCGTTAGTCATTTCAATTGCTGTGGGTATAAATTTAAAAAGCTTAGAACTTTATCTATCAAGCAAGGCCTTACCTGTTATACGTTGTATGCCTAATATCCCTGCTTTAATAGGTTGTGGAGCAACCGCTTTATTTGCAAATCTGAATTGTTCAATACCTCAAAAAAATGCCGCTGAATCTATCTTTCGTAGTGTGGGAACTGTCGTTTGGCTACCTAAAGAAGAACAAATCGAGGTAGTCGCTGCTTTATCAGGCAGTGGCCCAGCTTATTTCTTTCTATTCATTGAGGCCTTAGAAGAAGCAGCGGTTGAATTAGGCTTATCTAAAGAAATTGCTAATTCACTAACCCTACAAACTGCTTTGGGATCTGCTCGAATGGCCATTGAAAGTAAAAAATCTCTGGCTGAATTAAGACACCAGGTCACTTCGCCAGGTGGCACGACTGAAAGGGCTTTAGAATTTTTAAAAACTTCACATTTACCCGATATTGTGAAAAAAGCTCTTAAAGAAGCTCAAAATCGTGCAGAAAAGCTATCTAAGGATTTTAAATAA